acactgtccctttaaatatatccatCCTTCTATGTCTTTTATAAAAAGTATACTAGAAAGAATTaaatgtttttcttctgttatcCAACAGCCACAATGGAATGAAATACATCTAAGCTGGAGAGAAATAATAATGATGATGCAGTGAATCTTATTTGGAAAGGTTTGTAACATGTTCAAACAGCTGAAATCAAGTGTGACATTTGTTTGAAATATTGTGTTCAATGAACTGTGAAAGCCATGGACTCACCtgtcttaaaaaatataaatttatttgtattcCTTCAACTggcattgttatatatttttttatccacgtcttggtatttttttaaatgtaacaaagaACCAATTGAAAAACCTCAACATGCATCAACTCTAATACAGGAAAAACCTCTTATTATTCTCCTTTggacatggccctttaagtatccaTTCCCACTCAACCGGTGCCCTCATCCCTTTGACGCAGCTGGTTGTTTCTACACAGTGGACCGTAATTTATATGCCGATGCCAATGCTGTTATTCTGCATCACAGAAATGTATGTAGCTCTAGAGAACAGCTGCCCAAAATGCAACGACCCTCTAAGCAATATTGGATTTGGTTCAACTTAGAATCTCCATCTCGCAGCCCAAATATGGCATTAATGGATAACCTCATCAACCTCACCATGACCTACCAGGCAGACTCTGATATCTTCACTCCTTATGGATGGCTGGAAAAGCATGATTCACATAAAAATGTTACAATTCCTTTAAAGACAAAACTTGTAGCTTGGGTTGTTAGTAATTGGAATCCAAACTACCGGAGGACCAAATACTATTTGGAGCTTAAAAAATACATCCAAATTGACACATATGGTCGTGGCAAGATGTTGCTCCCTAGAAATAATGACTCAATGATTCTTTCTACATACAAATTCTACCTGGCTTTTGAGAACAGTATCCATAAAGACTATATCACTGAAAAACTATGGTATAATTCACTCCATTCAGGGACTGTGCCAGTGGTAATGGGACCTCCTCGTGCTAACTATGAACGTTTTCTACACCCAGATTCATTTATACATGTAGATGATTTTCACAGTCCTAAGGAATTGGCTTCTTATCTTCTGAAGCTGAACAAGGATGATAAAAGATACCAACAATATTTCAACTGGAGGTCTGAATACAAGCCAGTAGGAAAGACAAGTTTTGCAATCCAATACTGTAAAGTATGTAAAGCATTGAAAGAGGCCCCTGTGTATAGAACTATTCCAAGTATTGAGAAGTGGTTCAAGTAATGCAAtcaccattgtttttttttttttttttgttattattgctACGCTGGTCAACAGATTAATAATCATCAACTTCAGCAAACTTGTGATttcaataacattttataaaaaatgtatatttttgtcaaTAATATTTTGGTCAATGATTAAAATTAGTTTCACAAACCAAAATTGTAAAACCTTAGGATATGTAATTTCAAGAAAATCTAGTACTCTTCTTGAGTGCAATTATTAAAGTATATATTAAAGGAAGTTTAAATTGTTTTCTCAGAAATGTTCTGACGATCCAtgaaatgaagaaaaaatattagTTTTGCTTGACCTCAGAAAACCCTTAATAGTGCACAGTTAAACCAGTTCTACTTTCTTCTCAGGAAATTACTCACTAAAGATATCCAGATAGCAATCAAGACTGCAGTTGAAATGTTCTAAAAGGATCAAATCACTAAGAGGCATTTAATTACACTTCAGTGTGGGATGAGAAGGTTTTCTGCCAGTGGTTTAATGTTCAAAGCAGCATTGTCCTGTGCAGCGAGGGTGCAATGTAAATTATTCCTTTAGACCATTGTTTCCTAAACCCCGGCCTcaagacccttaacaggccagatattcattgtaTCATAACTAGAATACAGGTAAAATAATCAACTCACtcatcagcttattatttcacctgtgttctagttaaggtgtaatgaatatctggcctgttaagggtcctgcaGACTGGAGTTGGGAAGCACTGATTTAGAGAGTATTGAATGACAATTGAATTTACAAAAGGGAACTAAAACTGAAACTTTTTCTGTATTAATACAATAGCGCTACTTGCCcatgaattataaacctaataaacatCTTGAGTTCTAAAATCACAGTCACACCTTTGGTACAGTGCAACTTTGATATTATAACTAAATCTATTTACTTAAGTGTGAACTTACTTGAAAGTTGCACAATTGCAGTGactgaaaaaataaaatgttgaaaagGACACCATCAATTAGAAACACATTTTAGTGC
The nucleotide sequence above comes from Bombina bombina isolate aBomBom1 chromosome 7, aBomBom1.pri, whole genome shotgun sequence. Encoded proteins:
- the LOC128665912 gene encoding 3-galactosyl-N-acetylglucosaminide 4-alpha-L-fucosyltransferase FUT3-like, whose protein sequence is TPHQLEIGKEKPLIILLWTWPFKYPFPLNRCPHPFDAAGCFYTVDRNLYADANAVILHHRNVCSSREQLPKMQRPSKQYWIWFNLESPSRSPNMALMDNLINLTMTYQADSDIFTPYGWLEKHDSHKNVTIPLKTKLVAWVVSNWNPNYRRTKYYLELKKYIQIDTYGRGKMLLPRNNDSMILSTYKFYLAFENSIHKDYITEKLWYNSLHSGTVPVVMGPPRANYERFLHPDSFIHVDDFHSPKELASYLLKLNKDDKRYQQYFNWRSEYKPVGKTSFAIQYCKVCKALKEAPVYRTIPSIEKWFK